The Flectobacillus major DSM 103 genome has a window encoding:
- a CDS encoding sugar phosphate isomerase/epimerase family protein, with protein MVPQFYAPLWGNTLPFESFCNNVKNAGYTGVEMHLPFEQQEKRKILSILHDFELQLIGQYWQSHEKNIDAHATTFEQYLRHLIEARPIFINSQTGKDYFTFEQNKRLFDIARRLSQETGIAIIHETHRGKCLFAAPVAYQYLSKIPDLRICLDISHWCNVHESLLADQQEYTDLAIAHTHHIHSRVGHPEGPQVNDPRAPEWSETLQAHLSWWDKVVDIHRKKGTQLTITTEFGPATYMPVLPYTQMPVANQWEINVYMMNLLKERYKT; from the coding sequence ATGGTGCCACAATTTTATGCTCCACTTTGGGGCAATACACTGCCCTTTGAGAGTTTTTGTAACAATGTAAAAAATGCAGGATACACAGGTGTAGAAATGCACTTACCTTTTGAACAACAAGAAAAGCGAAAAATCTTATCAATTTTGCATGATTTTGAACTTCAATTGATTGGACAATACTGGCAATCGCATGAAAAAAATATTGATGCCCACGCTACAACTTTTGAGCAATATTTAAGGCATCTTATTGAAGCTCGTCCTATTTTTATTAATAGTCAAACAGGGAAAGACTATTTTACTTTTGAGCAAAATAAGCGTTTATTCGATATTGCTCGTCGGTTAAGTCAAGAAACAGGTATTGCCATTATCCATGAAACGCATCGAGGAAAATGCCTTTTTGCTGCTCCTGTGGCTTATCAATACCTCTCTAAAATACCTGATTTACGGATTTGCCTAGATATTTCGCACTGGTGCAATGTCCATGAATCTCTTTTAGCCGACCAGCAGGAATACACCGATTTGGCTATTGCTCATACGCATCATATTCATAGCCGAGTAGGACATCCAGAAGGGCCACAAGTCAATGACCCTAGAGCCCCCGAATGGTCTGAAACACTACAAGCTCATTTGTCTTGGTGGGACAAGGTTGTTGATATTCATCGAAAAAAAGGCACTCAACTCACTATTACCACCGAATTTGGGCCAGCCACTTATATGCCTGTATTGCCCTATACCCAAATGCCCGTAGCTAATCAGTGGGAAATCAATGTATATATGATGAACCTTCTCAAAGAAAGGTACAAAACATAA